The following proteins are encoded in a genomic region of Oryza brachyantha chromosome 11, ObraRS2, whole genome shotgun sequence:
- the LOC102717103 gene encoding CDK5RAP1-like protein has product MAAPLAAAAAAAVRLSQRHRLLLRRRRRCSSAPMVPAPAPPAAASRRLSAPAPPPRRLARSGSGSVRPLAAKVVSEAQADLESGAMTVSKSRIYHETYGCQMNVNDMEIVLSIMKNEGYDEIVPDPESAEIIFINTCAIRDNAEQKVWQRLNYFWFLKRQWKANVAAGRSKSLRPPKIAVLGCMAERLKEKILDSDKMVDVVCGPDAYRDLPRLLQEVDYGQKGINTLLSLEETYADITPVRISDNSVTAFVSIMRGCNNMCSFCIVPFTRGRERSRPVTSIVREVGELWKSGVKEVMLLGQNVNSYNDTSEVEELEPGKNWQLSEGFSSMSKVKNMGLRFADLLDQLSLEYPEMRFRFTSPHPKDYPDELLYLMRDRHNVCKLIHMPAQTGSTAVLERMRRGYTREAYLELVQKIRSIIPDVGLSSDFITGFCGETEEEHAETLSLVRAVGYDMAYMFAYSMREKTHAHRNYVDDVPDDVKQKRLAELISTFRETTAKIYDSQVGTVQLVLVEGLNKRAPETEMIGKTDRGHRVSFASVPVPHTFEGDEVCKPVVGDFIEVKITKSSTASLFGDVIARTSLSRFYKNHSSEAHAVAA; this is encoded by the exons ATGgcggcgccgctcgccgccgccgccgccgccgcggtccgCCTCAGccagcgccaccgcctcctcctccgccgccgccgccgctgcagctcCGCGCCCATGGTTCCTGCTCccgctcctcccgccgccgcttctcGACGCCTCTCCGCACCGGCCCCGCCCCCTCGCCGCCTTGCtcgctccggctccggctccgtcCGTCCGCTCGCCGCGAAGGTCGTGTCCGAGGCGCAGGCGGA TTTAGAGTCTGGTGCGATGACAGTAAGCAAGAGCCGCATTTACCATGAGACATATGGGTGCCAAATGAATGTGAATGACATGGAGATTGTGCTTTCTATCATGAAAAATGAAGGGTATGATGAAATTGTCCCTGACCCCGAGAGTGCAGAGATAATATTTATCAACACTTGCGCAATCCGTGATAACGCAGAGCAGAAAGTCTGGCAGCGACTGAACTACTTTTGGTTCCTGAAAAGGCAATGGAAAGCTAATGTTGCTGCAGGGCGGTCAAAATCTCTGCGGCCTCCAAAGATTGCTGTCCTTGGATGCATGGCAGAGCGATTGAAGGAGAAAATTCTTGATTCTGATAAGATGGTTGATGTTGTCTGTGGACCAGATGCATATAGAGACTTGCCTAGGTTGCTTCAGGAAGTTGATTATGGGCAGAAGGGTATCAACACACTTCTCTCACTTGAGGAGACGTATGCTGACATTACCCCTGTTAGGATTTCTGACAATTCAGTGACTGCATTTGTATCAATTATGAGGGGTTGCAACAATATGTGCTCCTTTTGCATCGTTCCTTTCACTAGAGGTAGGGAAAGGTCTCGCCCGGTGACCTCAATTGTCCGAGAAGTTGGGGAGCTTTGGAAATCAGGTGTGAAGGAAGTAATGCTTCTTGGCCAGAATGTAAACAGTTATAACGACACTTCTGAAGTTGAGGAATTAGAGCCTGGTAAAAACTGGCAGCTCAGTGAAGGGTTTTCTAGCATGTCCAAAGTGAAGAATATGGGGTTGCGTTTTGCCGATCTCTTGGATCAGCTATCTTTGGAATACCCTGAGATGCGGTTCAGGTTTACCTCTCCGCATCCAAAGGATTACCCGGACGAgcttctatatttaatgcggGATAGGCACAATGTTTGCAAACTTATTCACATGCCAGCACAAACAGGCAGCACAGCAGTTCTGGAACGTATGCGTCGGGGTTATACTAGAGAGGCATACTTGGAGCTTGTTCAGAAAATCCGTAGTATCATTCCAGATGTTGGGTTAAGTAGTGATTTCATAACTG GTTTTTGTGGAGAGACAGAAGAGGAACATGCTGAGACTCTTAGCCTTGTAAGGGCCGTTGGATATGATATGGCCTACATGTTTGCATATAGCATGAGGGAAAAGACTCATGCTCATCGGAATTATGTGGATGATGTCCCTGATGATGTCAAGCAGAAGAGACTTGCAGAACTAATCAGCACCTTCCGTGAAACTACGGCAAAGATTTATGATTCTCAAGTTGGTACAGTGCAACTAGTTCTGGTTGAGGGACTGAACAAGCGGGCTCCTGAAACAGAGATGATCGGGAAAACCGATAGGGGGCATAGGGTTTCGTTTGCAAGCGTCCCTGTACCGCATACATTTGAAGGTGATGAAGTATGTAAGCCAGTGGTCGGTGACTTCATTGAGGTGAAGATTACCAAGTCATCGACAGCATCCCTGTTTGGGGATGTAATCGCTCGCACAAGCTTGAGCAGGTTCTACAAGAATCATTCATCTGAAGCACATGCTGTTGCTGCTTAA
- the LOC102716820 gene encoding GTPase HflX — translation MRAACFFTAAAAALPLPSTSASACCQRRPPAAPLCSRPRRLVGGGGGVVRALDERLVEAAPPAETEVEEPGVADGGGEGERQGEELGPSGKREGEEEEEQPATAPVRTRRRQPEEEEEDAPGHDRFKLINGKEIFQEKAYLVGVECKRTGGSIFSIEESLEELEQLVDTAGLMVVGSTYQKLSTPNPRTYIGSGKVAEIKSAIHSLDVETVIFDDELSPGQLRNLEKSFGGGVRVCDRTALILDIFNQRAATHEAALQVTLAQMEYQLPRLTKMWTHLERQSGGQVKGMGEKQIEVDKRILRTQISALKKELESVRKHRKLYRNRRQSVPIPVVSLVGYTNAGKSTLLNRLTGADVLAEDKLFATLDPTTRRVLMKNGTEFLLTDTVGFIQKLPTMLVAAFRATLEEISESSVIVHLVDISHPLAQEQIDAVDKVLKELDIESIPKLVVWNKIDNTDDTLRVKEEAEKQGIIWISAINGDGLEDFCNAIQAKLKDSLVPIEAFVPYDKGELLSDIHKVGMVEKTEYMENGTFVKAHVPLPLARLLTPLRQQVVAAL, via the exons atgagAGCCGCTTGCttcttcaccgccgccgccgccgcgctcccccTTCCTTCCACCTCGGCCTCTGCGTGCTGTCAGCGGaggccgcccgccgcgcccctcTGCTcccggcctcgccgcctcgtgggcggcggcggcggcgtggtcaGGGCGCTCGACGAGCGGCTGGTcgaggccgcgccgccggcggagacCGAGGTGGAGGAGCCTGGCGTTGCTGATGGAGGCGGAGAAGGGGAGAGACAGGGCGAGGAGTTGGGACCGTCGGGGAagcgggagggggaggaagaggaggagcagccggcgacggctcccGTGAGGAccaggcggcggcagccggaggaggaggaggaggatgcgcCGGGGCACGACCGGTTCAAGCTCATCAACGGCAAAGAG ATATTTCAAGAGAAGGCATACCTGGTTGGAGTAGAGTGCAAGAGGACTGGAGGAAGTATATTCAGTATAGAGGAATCACTTGAGGAGCTGGAGCAGCTAGTTGACACTGCGGGGCTCATGGTTGTCGGCTCAACCTATCAAAA GCTTTCTACCCCAAATCCAAGGACTTATATTGGCTCAGGCAAGGTTGCTGAAATCAAGAGTGCAATTCATTCCCTTGATGTTGAAACTGTGATTTTCGATGATGAGTTGTCCCCTGG ACAATTGCGTAACTTGGAGAAGTCATTTGGTGGGGGTGTTCGAGTCTGTGACAGGACTGCTCTTATTCTGGACATCTTTAATCAAAGGGCAGCAACACACGAAGCTGCTCTACAG GTCACCTTGGCGCAAATGGAATATCAGCTTCCAAGGTTGACAAAAATGTGGACTCATCTTGAACGACAGTCAGGAGGTCAAGTCAAGGGTATGGGTGAGAAACAAATTGAAGTTGACAAGCGCATCTTGAGAACACAA ATAAGTGCTTTGAAGAAAGAATTGGAATCTGTCCGAAAACATCGAAAGCTGTATCGCAACCGTCGCCAATCGGTGCCTATTCCTGTTGTTTCTCTG GTGGGATATACAAATGCTGGAAAAAGTACATTGTTGAACCGCTTAACTGGAGCTGACGTACTTGCAGAGGATAAATTATTTGCCACACTGGATCCGACAACAAGAAGGGTTTTG ATGAAGAATGGTACTGAATTCCTCCTAACAGATACTGTCGGATTCATTCAAAAACTACCTACTATGCTG GTGGCAGCATTTAGAGCAACATTGGAGGAGATATCAGAATCATCAGTAATAGTTCATCTTGTAGATATCAG TCATCCATTAGCTCAAGAGCAGATAGATGCTGTTGACAAAGTGTTGAAGGAGTTGGATATAGAATCAATTCCTAAGTTGGTCGTGTGGAATAAG ATTGACAATACTGATGACACGTTGAGAGTGAAAGAGGAAGCTGAGAAACAAGGGATAATCTGGATATCAGCTATCAATGGTGATGGTTTGGAGGATTTCTGCAATGCAATCCAAGCAAAACTGAAA GACTCACTGGTTCCAATAGAAGCTTTTGTTCCATACGACAAAGGAGAGCTCCTTAGTGACATACATAAGGTTGGAATGGTTGAGAAAACG GAGTACATGGAAAATGGTACCTTTGTGAAAGCACATGTGCCTCTGCCTCTTGCAAGGCTTCTCACGCCGCTGCGGCAACAGGTGGTGGCCGCTCTATAA